The following are encoded together in the Acanthochromis polyacanthus isolate Apoly-LR-REF ecotype Palm Island chromosome 14, KAUST_Apoly_ChrSc, whole genome shotgun sequence genome:
- the cobll1b gene encoding cordon-bleu protein-like 1b isoform X3: protein MDQKENLIDKELSLTVVLPGGVEKTAVVHGSKPLMDLLVTLCAKYHLNPSSHTLELVTANRNNIKLKPNALIGTLDAEKIILKPKGEDKNKKTGPQMPEATVRMVINYKKTQKTILRVNPRVPLAELLPAICEKCEFDTETTVLLRDVQSLAPLDLSSSLNDYAIREVYARDTRGQPVSPVCPGSPTSAGTVTPGKDKDQKEKENKGLFSMFRKSKKKSDQPTTASAPASPVLVSKPRPLSMALPSSNSTPFSSPASPTDVPKKRRAPQPPILVSQSSPSDLSTRRRLYSEPNAQLDTDQISGISRGSSAESSLKRTKRKAPPPPTSPSAVVQESVSVEENFQVAAASKTLEEIMEQEETTASVMSTTAGKTQGEDGSLNISPDVSLHSPSPDIETQSTMSVEGSGEDQSCDLSSDGKYELYQLQSAVNDSATLVVRRSDVTDSPVVSDTNSAAFQAENVSPHPICEEPPADRVEGDSAAAPSSLPPPVKQDAEAQASDQANTETLREVTDRLESPVATSTLRPSGEDAQVQTDFTQLPEPPEEYADKVPSSVNAPASESAGKKDMATLTEELEAPDLEHALSRTSETSSCQDSPPSAPDTTKAPSMYATDSEPKPKPSNELTRDYIPKVGMTTYTIVPQKSLEKLRYFEVALTLETPPEAPEERLKIDSLQLDESTGQRGQIDVSKDKSEQHSALPREDLLTSTTTTTQRTVNGSISETTHSSSPTSLCTNTDDKVASSANGASQAGSPVEVKEMKIPPATKPKPGSFRLAQHKKTPGYYVTSAAEKSLGANAGSGPREAQGSIERAKLPSPPPPPLPVQCQEETTGVTNVQLSPKQEEKNVAFKRMIRQSSLPCREPSAGLSLEKLRSFAAPRPYSPSTPSRFAQAVSSAVKRSQSLSHGPQSPLSTVSPPVSPITSPSPVIESKGFSTLKDCENTEASSDGSTLQREERELPSFSEIVEIGGESSP, encoded by the exons ATGGACCAGAAGGAGAACCTAATTGATAAAGAACTCTCTCTGACTGTGGTTCTACCTGGTGGAGTGGAAAAGACGGCCGTAGTTCATGGAAG CAAACCCCTTATGGATCTTTTAGTGACACTTTGTGCAAAATACCACCTGAACCCATCGAGCCACACTTTAGAACTGGTCACCGCCAACAGGAACAACATCAAGCTCAAACCCAACGCTCTCATCGGAACTCTGGACGCAGAGAAGATCATACTCAAACCTAAAGGGGAGGATAAAAATAAGAAGACGGGTCCACAGATGCCTGag GCAACTGTTCGAATGGTGATAAACTACAAAAAGACCCAGAAAACGATACTGAGAGTAAATCCACGAGTTCCTCTTGCTGAACTCTTACCAGCAATCTGTGAGAAATGTGAATTTGACACGGAGACGACAGTTCTGCTGAGAGATGTCCAGTCACTGGCCCCTTTGGACTTGTCCAGTTCTCTTAATGATTATGCAATACGGGAGGTTTATGCAAGAGACACAAGAG GACAGCCTGTTTCTCCTGTGTGTCCAGGCTCACCAACTTCTGCAG gaACAGTCACACCAGGCAAAGATAAAGatcagaaggaaaaagaaaacaaaggactCTTCAGCATGTTtagaaaaagcaagaaaaagtcTGACCAG CCGACCACAGCCAGTGCCCCAGCTTCTCCAGTGCTTGTGAGCAAGCCTCGACCGCTCAGTATGGCCTTACCGAGCTCAAACTCGACTCCGTTTAGCTCTCCCGCAAGCCCCACTGATGTGCCAAAGAAGAGACGCGCACCCCAGCCCCCGATCCTTGTTTCTCAGAGCTCCCCTTCAGACCTCAGCACCCGCCGGAGGCTCTACTCCGAACCGAACGCCCAACTGGACACTGATCAG ATTTCTGGTATAAGTCGTGGGTCCTCGGCAGAGTCTTCACTGAAGAGGACCAAACGGAAGGCTCCTCCACCCCCAACATCTCCGAGCGCTGTTGTCCAAGAATCTGTTTCGGTAGAGGAAAACTTTCAAG TGGCCGCAGCTTCTAAAACACTGGAGGAAATTATGGAGCAGGAGGAGACGACTGCATCCGTAATGTCTACAACTGCTGGTAAAACCCAGGGAGAGGACGGCAGCCTCAACATCTCACCTGATGTTTCTCTACATTCCCCGTCTCCAGATATTGAGACACAGAGCACGATGTCGGTGGAGGGCAGTGGGGAAGATCAGTCTTGTGATCTGTCCTCAGATGGCAAGTACGAGCTCTA ccAACTGCAGAGTGCAGTGAATGATTCTGCAACTCTGGTTGTGAGAAGAAGTGATGTCACAGACTCACCAGTCGTATCAGATACTA ATAGTGCTGCGTTTCAAGCTGAAAATGTAAGCCCACATCCCATCTGTGAAGAGCCTCCAGCTGACCGTGTTGAGGGtgattctgctgctgcaccTAGCAGCCTCCCTCCTCCTGTAAAGCAGGATGCAGAAGCTCAGGCCTCTGATCAAGCAAACACTGAAACCCTCCGGGAGGTGACTGACAGGTTGGAGAGTCCAGTGGCTACCAGCACATTACGCCCCAGTGGAGAGGATGCTCAAGTGCAAACAGATTTCACACAGCTTCCTGAGCCTCCAGAAGAATACGCGGACAAGGTTCCTTCATCGGTAAACGCACCGGCCTCCGAATCAGCAGGGAAGAAAGATATGGCCACTTTGACAGAGGAGCTGGAAGCCCCCGACCTCGAACATGCCTTATCCCGTACCTCAGAGACCTCATCATGCCAAGACTCCCCACCAAGTGCCCCTGACACAACAAAAGCACCATCCATGTATGCAACAGACTCTGAGCCAAAGCCCAAGCCTTCCAATGAGCTGACAAGGGACTACATCCCCAAGGTTGGGATGACAACATATACTATTGTGCCTCAGAAATCTCTGGAGAAACTGAGATATTTTGAAGTTGCACTGACACTGGAGACGCCTCCTGAAGCTCCAGAGGAGAGACTTAAAATTGATTCTCTTCAGTTAGATGAAAGCAcaggacagaggggacagatagACGTCTCCAAAGACAAAAGTGAGCAGCATTCTGCTTTACCCAGGGAAGACTTACTGACTagcactactactactactcaGCGCACTGTTAATGGAAGTATATCTGAAACGACTCATTCCTCATCACCAACGAGTTTATGTACAAACACAGATGACAAGGTGGCATCCTCAGCTAATGGAGCATCTCAAGCAGGTTCACCAGTAGAGGTCAAGGAGATGAAAATTCCGCCCGCAACTAAGCCTAAGCCTGGTTCTTTCCGCTTGGcacagcacaaaaaaacacctgGCTATTATGTaacctcagcagcagagaaaagtCTTGGTGCCAATGCTGGCTCTGGCCCAAGGGAGGCTCAAGGAAGTATAGAAAGAGCAAAGTTaccttcccctcctcctcctcctcttccagtgCAGTGTCAGGAGGAGACAACAGGGGTCACTAATGTTCAGCTGAGCCCTAAACAGGAGGAAAAGAATGTAGCGTTCAAGCGAATGATAAGGCAGAGTAGTCTGCCATGTAGAGAGCCCAGCGCAGGGTTAAGCTTGGAAAAATTAAGGAGCTTTGCGGCTCCCAGGCCTTATTCTCCTTCAACCCCGTCCCGCTTCGCCCAGGCAGTGTCCTCTGCTGTGAAAAGGAGCCAGTCCTTATCCCATGGGCCACAGTCACCTCTGTCCACCGTGTCACCACCCGTCTCTCCAATTACAAGTCCCTCACCAGTCATAGAGTCAAAAGGATTTTCTACACTCAAG GACTGTGAAAATACAGAGGCGAGTAGTGATGGATCCactctgcagagagaagagcGTGAACTGCCGTCTTTTAGTGAGATTGTTGAAATTGGCGGCGAGAGCAGTCCTTAG
- the cobll1b gene encoding cordon-bleu protein-like 1b isoform X1 encodes MEAGFENRLHSCPRDFVKPMSLVMDDHGSQSHPRSSGLRVSTKSKAPSPPGIKKLDSPGFSQWYPGNPHLSMDQKENLIDKELSLTVVLPGGVEKTAVVHGSKPLMDLLVTLCAKYHLNPSSHTLELVTANRNNIKLKPNALIGTLDAEKIILKPKGEDKNKKTGPQMPEATVRMVINYKKTQKTILRVNPRVPLAELLPAICEKCEFDTETTVLLRDVQSLAPLDLSSSLNDYAIREVYARDTRGQPVSPVCPGSPTSAGTVTPGKDKDQKEKENKGLFSMFRKSKKKSDQPTTASAPASPVLVSKPRPLSMALPSSNSTPFSSPASPTDVPKKRRAPQPPILVSQSSPSDLSTRRRLYSEPNAQLDTDQISGISRGSSAESSLKRTKRKAPPPPTSPSAVVQESVSVEENFQVAAASKTLEEIMEQEETTASVMSTTAGKTQGEDGSLNISPDVSLHSPSPDIETQSTMSVEGSGEDQSCDLSSDGKYELYQLQSAVNDSATLVVRRSDVTDSPVVSDTNSAAFQAENVSPHPICEEPPADRVEGDSAAAPSSLPPPVKQDAEAQASDQANTETLREVTDRLESPVATSTLRPSGEDAQVQTDFTQLPEPPEEYADKVPSSVNAPASESAGKKDMATLTEELEAPDLEHALSRTSETSSCQDSPPSAPDTTKAPSMYATDSEPKPKPSNELTRDYIPKVGMTTYTIVPQKSLEKLRYFEVALTLETPPEAPEERLKIDSLQLDESTGQRGQIDVSKDKSEQHSALPREDLLTSTTTTTQRTVNGSISETTHSSSPTSLCTNTDDKVASSANGASQAGSPVEVKEMKIPPATKPKPGSFRLAQHKKTPGYYVTSAAEKSLGANAGSGPREAQGSIERAKLPSPPPPPLPVQCQEETTGVTNVQLSPKQEEKNVAFKRMIRQSSLPCREPSAGLSLEKLRSFAAPRPYSPSTPSRFAQAVSSAVKRSQSLSHGPQSPLSTVSPPVSPITSPSPVIESKGFSTLKDCENTEASSDGSTLQREERELPSFSEIVEIGGESSP; translated from the exons GGTGTCGACCAAAAGCAAAGCACCATCCCCGCCAGGGATAAAGAAGCTGGATTCCCCAGGTTTCTCCCAGTGGTACCCAGGAAACCCTCATTTAAGCATGGACCAGAAGGAGAACCTAATTGATAAAGAACTCTCTCTGACTGTGGTTCTACCTGGTGGAGTGGAAAAGACGGCCGTAGTTCATGGAAG CAAACCCCTTATGGATCTTTTAGTGACACTTTGTGCAAAATACCACCTGAACCCATCGAGCCACACTTTAGAACTGGTCACCGCCAACAGGAACAACATCAAGCTCAAACCCAACGCTCTCATCGGAACTCTGGACGCAGAGAAGATCATACTCAAACCTAAAGGGGAGGATAAAAATAAGAAGACGGGTCCACAGATGCCTGag GCAACTGTTCGAATGGTGATAAACTACAAAAAGACCCAGAAAACGATACTGAGAGTAAATCCACGAGTTCCTCTTGCTGAACTCTTACCAGCAATCTGTGAGAAATGTGAATTTGACACGGAGACGACAGTTCTGCTGAGAGATGTCCAGTCACTGGCCCCTTTGGACTTGTCCAGTTCTCTTAATGATTATGCAATACGGGAGGTTTATGCAAGAGACACAAGAG GACAGCCTGTTTCTCCTGTGTGTCCAGGCTCACCAACTTCTGCAG gaACAGTCACACCAGGCAAAGATAAAGatcagaaggaaaaagaaaacaaaggactCTTCAGCATGTTtagaaaaagcaagaaaaagtcTGACCAG CCGACCACAGCCAGTGCCCCAGCTTCTCCAGTGCTTGTGAGCAAGCCTCGACCGCTCAGTATGGCCTTACCGAGCTCAAACTCGACTCCGTTTAGCTCTCCCGCAAGCCCCACTGATGTGCCAAAGAAGAGACGCGCACCCCAGCCCCCGATCCTTGTTTCTCAGAGCTCCCCTTCAGACCTCAGCACCCGCCGGAGGCTCTACTCCGAACCGAACGCCCAACTGGACACTGATCAG ATTTCTGGTATAAGTCGTGGGTCCTCGGCAGAGTCTTCACTGAAGAGGACCAAACGGAAGGCTCCTCCACCCCCAACATCTCCGAGCGCTGTTGTCCAAGAATCTGTTTCGGTAGAGGAAAACTTTCAAG TGGCCGCAGCTTCTAAAACACTGGAGGAAATTATGGAGCAGGAGGAGACGACTGCATCCGTAATGTCTACAACTGCTGGTAAAACCCAGGGAGAGGACGGCAGCCTCAACATCTCACCTGATGTTTCTCTACATTCCCCGTCTCCAGATATTGAGACACAGAGCACGATGTCGGTGGAGGGCAGTGGGGAAGATCAGTCTTGTGATCTGTCCTCAGATGGCAAGTACGAGCTCTA ccAACTGCAGAGTGCAGTGAATGATTCTGCAACTCTGGTTGTGAGAAGAAGTGATGTCACAGACTCACCAGTCGTATCAGATACTA ATAGTGCTGCGTTTCAAGCTGAAAATGTAAGCCCACATCCCATCTGTGAAGAGCCTCCAGCTGACCGTGTTGAGGGtgattctgctgctgcaccTAGCAGCCTCCCTCCTCCTGTAAAGCAGGATGCAGAAGCTCAGGCCTCTGATCAAGCAAACACTGAAACCCTCCGGGAGGTGACTGACAGGTTGGAGAGTCCAGTGGCTACCAGCACATTACGCCCCAGTGGAGAGGATGCTCAAGTGCAAACAGATTTCACACAGCTTCCTGAGCCTCCAGAAGAATACGCGGACAAGGTTCCTTCATCGGTAAACGCACCGGCCTCCGAATCAGCAGGGAAGAAAGATATGGCCACTTTGACAGAGGAGCTGGAAGCCCCCGACCTCGAACATGCCTTATCCCGTACCTCAGAGACCTCATCATGCCAAGACTCCCCACCAAGTGCCCCTGACACAACAAAAGCACCATCCATGTATGCAACAGACTCTGAGCCAAAGCCCAAGCCTTCCAATGAGCTGACAAGGGACTACATCCCCAAGGTTGGGATGACAACATATACTATTGTGCCTCAGAAATCTCTGGAGAAACTGAGATATTTTGAAGTTGCACTGACACTGGAGACGCCTCCTGAAGCTCCAGAGGAGAGACTTAAAATTGATTCTCTTCAGTTAGATGAAAGCAcaggacagaggggacagatagACGTCTCCAAAGACAAAAGTGAGCAGCATTCTGCTTTACCCAGGGAAGACTTACTGACTagcactactactactactcaGCGCACTGTTAATGGAAGTATATCTGAAACGACTCATTCCTCATCACCAACGAGTTTATGTACAAACACAGATGACAAGGTGGCATCCTCAGCTAATGGAGCATCTCAAGCAGGTTCACCAGTAGAGGTCAAGGAGATGAAAATTCCGCCCGCAACTAAGCCTAAGCCTGGTTCTTTCCGCTTGGcacagcacaaaaaaacacctgGCTATTATGTaacctcagcagcagagaaaagtCTTGGTGCCAATGCTGGCTCTGGCCCAAGGGAGGCTCAAGGAAGTATAGAAAGAGCAAAGTTaccttcccctcctcctcctcctcttccagtgCAGTGTCAGGAGGAGACAACAGGGGTCACTAATGTTCAGCTGAGCCCTAAACAGGAGGAAAAGAATGTAGCGTTCAAGCGAATGATAAGGCAGAGTAGTCTGCCATGTAGAGAGCCCAGCGCAGGGTTAAGCTTGGAAAAATTAAGGAGCTTTGCGGCTCCCAGGCCTTATTCTCCTTCAACCCCGTCCCGCTTCGCCCAGGCAGTGTCCTCTGCTGTGAAAAGGAGCCAGTCCTTATCCCATGGGCCACAGTCACCTCTGTCCACCGTGTCACCACCCGTCTCTCCAATTACAAGTCCCTCACCAGTCATAGAGTCAAAAGGATTTTCTACACTCAAG GACTGTGAAAATACAGAGGCGAGTAGTGATGGATCCactctgcagagagaagagcGTGAACTGCCGTCTTTTAGTGAGATTGTTGAAATTGGCGGCGAGAGCAGTCCTTAG
- the cobll1b gene encoding cordon-bleu protein-like 1b isoform X2 gives MEAGFENRLHSCPRDFVKPMSLVMDDHGSQSHPRSSGLRVSTKSKAPSPPGIKKLDSPGFSQWYPGNPHLSMDQKENLIDKELSLTVVLPGGVEKTAVVHGSKPLMDLLVTLCAKYHLNPSSHTLELVTANRNNIKLKPNALIGTLDAEKIILKPKGEDKNKKTGPQMPEATVRMVINYKKTQKTILRVNPRVPLAELLPAICEKCEFDTETTVLLRDVQSLAPLDLSSSLNDYAIREVYARDTRGQPVSPVCPGSPTSAGTVTPGKDKDQKEKENKGLFSMFRKSKKKSDQPTTASAPASPVLVSKPRPLSMALPSSNSTPFSSPASPTDVPKKRRAPQPPILVSQSSPSDLSTRRRLYSEPNAQLDTDQISGISRGSSAESSLKRTKRKAPPPPTSPSAVVQESVSVEENFQVAAASKTLEEIMEQEETTASVMSTTAGKTQGEDGSLNISPDVSLHSPSPDIETQSTMSVEGSGEDQSCDLSSDGNQLQSAVNDSATLVVRRSDVTDSPVVSDTNSAAFQAENVSPHPICEEPPADRVEGDSAAAPSSLPPPVKQDAEAQASDQANTETLREVTDRLESPVATSTLRPSGEDAQVQTDFTQLPEPPEEYADKVPSSVNAPASESAGKKDMATLTEELEAPDLEHALSRTSETSSCQDSPPSAPDTTKAPSMYATDSEPKPKPSNELTRDYIPKVGMTTYTIVPQKSLEKLRYFEVALTLETPPEAPEERLKIDSLQLDESTGQRGQIDVSKDKSEQHSALPREDLLTSTTTTTQRTVNGSISETTHSSSPTSLCTNTDDKVASSANGASQAGSPVEVKEMKIPPATKPKPGSFRLAQHKKTPGYYVTSAAEKSLGANAGSGPREAQGSIERAKLPSPPPPPLPVQCQEETTGVTNVQLSPKQEEKNVAFKRMIRQSSLPCREPSAGLSLEKLRSFAAPRPYSPSTPSRFAQAVSSAVKRSQSLSHGPQSPLSTVSPPVSPITSPSPVIESKGFSTLKDCENTEASSDGSTLQREERELPSFSEIVEIGGESSP, from the exons GGTGTCGACCAAAAGCAAAGCACCATCCCCGCCAGGGATAAAGAAGCTGGATTCCCCAGGTTTCTCCCAGTGGTACCCAGGAAACCCTCATTTAAGCATGGACCAGAAGGAGAACCTAATTGATAAAGAACTCTCTCTGACTGTGGTTCTACCTGGTGGAGTGGAAAAGACGGCCGTAGTTCATGGAAG CAAACCCCTTATGGATCTTTTAGTGACACTTTGTGCAAAATACCACCTGAACCCATCGAGCCACACTTTAGAACTGGTCACCGCCAACAGGAACAACATCAAGCTCAAACCCAACGCTCTCATCGGAACTCTGGACGCAGAGAAGATCATACTCAAACCTAAAGGGGAGGATAAAAATAAGAAGACGGGTCCACAGATGCCTGag GCAACTGTTCGAATGGTGATAAACTACAAAAAGACCCAGAAAACGATACTGAGAGTAAATCCACGAGTTCCTCTTGCTGAACTCTTACCAGCAATCTGTGAGAAATGTGAATTTGACACGGAGACGACAGTTCTGCTGAGAGATGTCCAGTCACTGGCCCCTTTGGACTTGTCCAGTTCTCTTAATGATTATGCAATACGGGAGGTTTATGCAAGAGACACAAGAG GACAGCCTGTTTCTCCTGTGTGTCCAGGCTCACCAACTTCTGCAG gaACAGTCACACCAGGCAAAGATAAAGatcagaaggaaaaagaaaacaaaggactCTTCAGCATGTTtagaaaaagcaagaaaaagtcTGACCAG CCGACCACAGCCAGTGCCCCAGCTTCTCCAGTGCTTGTGAGCAAGCCTCGACCGCTCAGTATGGCCTTACCGAGCTCAAACTCGACTCCGTTTAGCTCTCCCGCAAGCCCCACTGATGTGCCAAAGAAGAGACGCGCACCCCAGCCCCCGATCCTTGTTTCTCAGAGCTCCCCTTCAGACCTCAGCACCCGCCGGAGGCTCTACTCCGAACCGAACGCCCAACTGGACACTGATCAG ATTTCTGGTATAAGTCGTGGGTCCTCGGCAGAGTCTTCACTGAAGAGGACCAAACGGAAGGCTCCTCCACCCCCAACATCTCCGAGCGCTGTTGTCCAAGAATCTGTTTCGGTAGAGGAAAACTTTCAAG TGGCCGCAGCTTCTAAAACACTGGAGGAAATTATGGAGCAGGAGGAGACGACTGCATCCGTAATGTCTACAACTGCTGGTAAAACCCAGGGAGAGGACGGCAGCCTCAACATCTCACCTGATGTTTCTCTACATTCCCCGTCTCCAGATATTGAGACACAGAGCACGATGTCGGTGGAGGGCAGTGGGGAAGATCAGTCTTGTGATCTGTCCTCAGATGGCAA ccAACTGCAGAGTGCAGTGAATGATTCTGCAACTCTGGTTGTGAGAAGAAGTGATGTCACAGACTCACCAGTCGTATCAGATACTA ATAGTGCTGCGTTTCAAGCTGAAAATGTAAGCCCACATCCCATCTGTGAAGAGCCTCCAGCTGACCGTGTTGAGGGtgattctgctgctgcaccTAGCAGCCTCCCTCCTCCTGTAAAGCAGGATGCAGAAGCTCAGGCCTCTGATCAAGCAAACACTGAAACCCTCCGGGAGGTGACTGACAGGTTGGAGAGTCCAGTGGCTACCAGCACATTACGCCCCAGTGGAGAGGATGCTCAAGTGCAAACAGATTTCACACAGCTTCCTGAGCCTCCAGAAGAATACGCGGACAAGGTTCCTTCATCGGTAAACGCACCGGCCTCCGAATCAGCAGGGAAGAAAGATATGGCCACTTTGACAGAGGAGCTGGAAGCCCCCGACCTCGAACATGCCTTATCCCGTACCTCAGAGACCTCATCATGCCAAGACTCCCCACCAAGTGCCCCTGACACAACAAAAGCACCATCCATGTATGCAACAGACTCTGAGCCAAAGCCCAAGCCTTCCAATGAGCTGACAAGGGACTACATCCCCAAGGTTGGGATGACAACATATACTATTGTGCCTCAGAAATCTCTGGAGAAACTGAGATATTTTGAAGTTGCACTGACACTGGAGACGCCTCCTGAAGCTCCAGAGGAGAGACTTAAAATTGATTCTCTTCAGTTAGATGAAAGCAcaggacagaggggacagatagACGTCTCCAAAGACAAAAGTGAGCAGCATTCTGCTTTACCCAGGGAAGACTTACTGACTagcactactactactactcaGCGCACTGTTAATGGAAGTATATCTGAAACGACTCATTCCTCATCACCAACGAGTTTATGTACAAACACAGATGACAAGGTGGCATCCTCAGCTAATGGAGCATCTCAAGCAGGTTCACCAGTAGAGGTCAAGGAGATGAAAATTCCGCCCGCAACTAAGCCTAAGCCTGGTTCTTTCCGCTTGGcacagcacaaaaaaacacctgGCTATTATGTaacctcagcagcagagaaaagtCTTGGTGCCAATGCTGGCTCTGGCCCAAGGGAGGCTCAAGGAAGTATAGAAAGAGCAAAGTTaccttcccctcctcctcctcctcttccagtgCAGTGTCAGGAGGAGACAACAGGGGTCACTAATGTTCAGCTGAGCCCTAAACAGGAGGAAAAGAATGTAGCGTTCAAGCGAATGATAAGGCAGAGTAGTCTGCCATGTAGAGAGCCCAGCGCAGGGTTAAGCTTGGAAAAATTAAGGAGCTTTGCGGCTCCCAGGCCTTATTCTCCTTCAACCCCGTCCCGCTTCGCCCAGGCAGTGTCCTCTGCTGTGAAAAGGAGCCAGTCCTTATCCCATGGGCCACAGTCACCTCTGTCCACCGTGTCACCACCCGTCTCTCCAATTACAAGTCCCTCACCAGTCATAGAGTCAAAAGGATTTTCTACACTCAAG GACTGTGAAAATACAGAGGCGAGTAGTGATGGATCCactctgcagagagaagagcGTGAACTGCCGTCTTTTAGTGAGATTGTTGAAATTGGCGGCGAGAGCAGTCCTTAG